Proteins encoded together in one Canis aureus isolate CA01 chromosome 21, VMU_Caureus_v.1.0, whole genome shotgun sequence window:
- the LOC144293264 gene encoding olfactory receptor 4C11-like — MSVNSSVNEFILLGLTQDPRKQKAIFGVFLMFYLATLLGNFLIVVTIKRSRTLGSPMYFFLFYLSFADACFSTTTAPRLIVDAISQQKTISYNECMTQVFASHFFGCMGIFVLILMAFDRYVAICKPLRYTTIMNRHVCSVLVILGWVGSCIHSSAQIVLALRLPFCGPNMIDHYFCDLQPLLKLACMDTYVINLLVVTNSGAICMVSFIILLISYIIILYSLRNHSAEGRRKALSTCTSHFIVVVLCFVPCIFIYTRPATTFPVDKVVAVFYTIGTPLLNPLIYTLRNAEVKIAMKKLWCSKV; from the coding sequence ATGTCAGTGAATAGCAGTGTGAATGAATTCATTCTGCTTGGCTTGACACAGGAtccaagaaaacagaaagcaataTTTGGGGTCTTCTTGATGTTTTACCTTGCCACACTGTTGGGAAACTTTCTCATTGTAGTGACTATTAAAAGAAGCAGGACCCTTGGGAgtcccatgtacttcttcctatTTTACCTGTCCTTTGCTGATGCCTGCTTTTCTACAACCACAGCTCCCAGGTTGATTGTGGATGCCATTTCCCAGCAGAAGACTATTTCCTACAATGAGTGCATGACTCAGGTCTTTGCATCCCATTTCTTTGGTTGCATGGGAATCTTTGTGCTGATCCTCATGGCTTTTGATCGCTATGTAGCTATTTGTAAGCCCTTGCGATACACAACCATCATGAACAGGCATGTCTGCAGTGTGCTGGTGATTCTGGGTTGGGTGGGATCCTGTATCCACTCTTCAGCACAAATTGTCCTGGCTTTGAGATTGCCTTTCTGTGGTCCCAATATGATTGATCACTATTTCTGTGACTTGCAGCCCTTGTTGAAACTTGCTTGCATGGACACTTATGTAATAAATTTGCTAGTTGTTACTAACAGTGGAGCCATATGCATGGTGAGTTTCATAATTCTGCTTATCTCCTATATTATCATCTTGTACTCTCTGAGAAACCACAGTGCAGAAGGAAGGCGAAAAGCCCTTTCGACCTGCACCTCCCATTTTATTGTGGTTGTCTTATGTTTTGTCCCATGCATATTCATATATACACGTCCGGCAACCACATTTCCAGTAGACAAGGTGGTGGCTGTGTTTTATACCATTGGGACACCCTTGCTCAATCCTCTGATCTACACACTGAGGAATGCAGAAGTGAAAATTGCCATGAAAAAGTTATGGTGTAGCAAAGTATGA
- the LOC144293265 gene encoding olfactory receptor 4C11-like: protein MAMNSSVNEFILFGLTQDPRKQKAIFGVFLMFYLAILLGNFLIVVTIKRSRTLGSPMYFFLFYLSFADACFSTTTAPRLIVDAISQQKTISYNECMTQVFSAHFFGCMEIFVLILMAFDRYVAICKPLRYTTIMNRHACSVLVILGWVGSCIHSSAQIVLALRLPFCGPNVIDHYFCDLQPLLKLACMDTYVINLLVVTNSGAICMVSFIILLISYITILYSLRNYSAEGRRKALSTCTSHFIVVVLFFGPCIFIYTRPATTFPVDKVVAVFYTIGTPLLNPLIYTLRNAEVKIAMKMLWCSKV, encoded by the coding sequence ATGGCGATGAACAGCAGTGTGAATGAATTCATTCTGTTTGGCTTGACACAGGAtccaagaaaacagaaagcaataTTTGGGGTCTTCTTGATGTTTTACCTTGCCATACTGTTGGGAAACTTTCTCATTGTAGTGACTATTAAAAGAAGCAGGACCCTTGGGAgtcccatgtacttcttcctatTTTACCTGTCCTTTGCTGATGCCTGCTTCTCTACAACCACAGCTCCCAGGTTGATTGTAGATGCCATTTCTCAGCAGAAGACCATTTCCTACAACGAGTGCATGACTCAGGTGTTTTCAGCCCATTTCTTTGGATGCATGGAAATCTTCGTGCTGATCCTGATGGCTTTTGATCGCTATGTAGCCATTTGTAAGCCCTTGCGATACACAACCATCATGAACAGACATGCCTGCAGTGTGCTGGTGATTCTGGGTTGGGTGGGATCCTGTATCCACTCTTCGGCACAAATTGTCCTGGCTTTGAGATTGCCTTTCTGTGGTCCCAATGTGATTGATCACTATTTCTGTGACTTGCAGCCCTTGCTGAAACTTGCTTGCATGGACACTTATGTAATAAATTTGCTAGTTGTTACTAACAGTGGAGCCATATGCATGGTGAGTTTCATAATTCTGCTTATCTCCTATATTACCATATTGTACTCTCTGAGAAACTACAGTGCAGAAGGAAGGCGAAAAGCCCTTTCGACCTGCACCTCCCATTTTATTGTGGTTGTCCTATTTTTTGGCccatgtatattcatatatacacgCCCAGCAACCACATTTCCAGTAGACAAGGTGGTGGCTGTGTTTTATACCATTGGGACACCCTTGCTCAACCCTCTGATCTACACACTGAGAAATGCGGAAGTGAAAATTGCCATGAAAATGTTATGGTGTAGCAAAGTATGA